Within Aricia agestis chromosome Z, ilAriAges1.1, whole genome shotgun sequence, the genomic segment atcagattctggatAGGACTACTATACAAAAGTAAGTTATCAATGTGACATTCAATAAAGCAATTGATACCTATATAAACCTTATACCTAGATAAATATATcagttatataattaaaaatatatctaaatggTATATTCCAGAGCCCACtctaaaattacaaattaaaggAATACCAGAAGCCACAAAGAATGCAATTACTTATCCAAAAGTTAGTTCCTCTAATGCCTGAAAATAGAAGACGGTTTTTTTACGGACACATCAAAAGTGGCAAAAGGTAGGgacttaaattttttatacattcttttgttatatgtgtactttaatatttaataatgatattaaaatagaataaaaatttaaggggagctcccatacaaaaaacacaaattttttagcctattttcgctctgtatcggtacggaacccttcgtgtgcgagccCGGCTCGCACGTGGCcgactttttttatattaattgcatgtttcacacacagaatcagccgttattaggaaaaaaaatgataaaaatgttttattacaactaccccggtattgctagagacaatttcttttctcactttttgccatcagatcctggtagacatataaaagctttttatttattacgagtaGTTGAGTAACGTGTGAAAACTAAGCGAAGCCATAAACTGAAACggttttttgatattttacattaaacaACAAGCGGAAAACTAATATCCACTTCATCTTCTAAATTCGCTCTTTGaacccatatatatatatatatatatatatatatatatatatatatatatatatatgggttCAAAGAGCGAATTTAGAAGATGAAGTGGATATTAGTTTTCCGCTTGTtgtttaatgtaaaatataatgtaatatatatatatatatatatatatatatatatatatatatatatatatatatatgtatatatatatatatatatatatatatatatatatatatatatatatatatatatatatatatatatatatactaatgGTTGAGTGACAAAGTGCaggcaaaaataaaatttcaactttGACCGCGTTTTTCTCGAAACCTTTGACATGTTCTTTACTGCGTTTACAAATTACGCGGCagtattatacactcaaaaaacttataaaaaacgccatctattgacgcccaggaatactaacaacgcgtcgctgtttattctcaaaatcgccatctagttgacacacaggaatactatcaacgccctctgcccctactaggtactaataaaaagtgtcgaggtcaaatatcgttctgtctagcctcctttagcaatgccgaacgcgccataaggaacttcgttccaacaaAGCTTAGTTTTTAAACAGTTATCTTTTTTATAGCCTGGACACAAACAGCCAATGCGGACAGTGAACCATCAACACCTACAAGTACAATAGGTAAATTTCCACATAGTACTTTATTTTGAttatactattatctattctgtgttaTTAGTATTAGTTGCTTTACATTTCAATAAACTAAATACTATAATTCTTTTCAAAGTTTTAATTATGAAGTTAATATCTTAGCAGAAATTATTGTTACaatttatttctatattaatatttccattgtttttttttttatatatttagtagtacaaaagtatttcatgctttttagttatcttttataattttttaaggaCATTGCAGTTCTTGTTAACATCAAAGAAAACATATTTACTAAATTGCTTTTTTATCTCACAACTGCGCTGTATCTTAATATATTTGCAACAACAGGTTTAGGCTCTTTGGTGTGCTAAGAAAAACATGCAgaaaataaaaactttcattttaattttgtgtTCTTATCGCAATGAATAAATTTGTAGGATCAGGCAGCTCATCGCCTGCGCCCCCCTCAAGTCTATACTATCAAGATGAAGCACCGAGTCCAGTGCTTCACGACTTCAAACCCTTCGACCTGGAGACGTGGTGGGGCAAGCGGCTGTTCCACAACATCACCAGCTCTCTCTGAGAGCGGAGACCAGCGTACCGCAGGTCGGGCACATGAAACAACAACTCACAATCAATTGCAGTTTACTAAATTGTGATATTACATAatagattatatttttgtgATGTAATTTTATTGGGCATGATgatagtctacactctacatgttctgatcatatcaatattatccAATTTTGTATTAATGCATAGATAGCCATTGGCGATTTTGTGTGCTATTGGGGAGTTTTATTCACAAGCAGGTTGACTGTTGTCATAACATTTCTTTTGGGGTTAATAAATAAGTTAATGATAACAAAACTGGCATGTCATATTATCATGACTGCAGGAATTCAATGCAATAGCCACAGTGTAAAATAGTGCAGAGTATGCAAGCCTAAATGTAAGTCAATCACCAtgcatttgtatattttatactgttAACAGTTAAAACAAATTCCCTGTTAGTACAATGGGCATAATTTAAGTCATCAACAGTAATATTTTAACCTTTTTGCTTTTAATtgtcattttatattaaaaaataatttattttaaaaacttctgatatacaataaaataatgtcCTCTATATACAAttctgtaaatatatttttaatttagtaatcTCCAATTGATTGTGGATCTCAGTAGGTAACAGTTACAATAAGATTAAGCTCAATATGTATTGCAATTCaaactatacactatacagcatGTATCTGCCTGACGCTAGTTTGCTGTACAACAAATCGGTGCATTTGCCAAAAATTTGGTAGTAAGATAAGCCTAGAGATTTAACTACGttatttttcaaattcaatataaaacctatgaaaaattaaattaaatttaaacaattttCAAAGCTGGCAAGAGTTTCATACATACTGTATAATACCAATATTCTTAAGTTTGTTGCTggtatgaatgttattttatttacctaATTTTGTCATTTTACATTGTTATCACACGTTTTTATAAGATGGTTGCTATCTTTAATTCTTCGTCAGAAATAAATTTACCATAATGATAAAATTCTTGGAATTTGCTGGCAAATACAAAGAATTCATATtggaattaaatttatttttgcttAATTCAGTTTTTAGTACAATAAATTAATGTACGCGTGTcttttgaaaatttaaacttCCTATTTAAATTATATCTCTTATTTAGTACCAAAGTCGAAGGCAGCTTTTATACcagtcatttttaatttttggacaCATTATCTAGTGTTGCCATTTCATTATCAAAAATACCAATTCACTAGTTTAAATTCTTCattgttctttttaatttaccgtGTTTCGAAAGTGTGTAGGCGGCATTTGGAAATAGGGTAATTTTATACCAAAGATATAAAACAGTGGATTGCCAAAAGTTTTGCTGTACGCTGCCAAAAATTTGTATAGAATTTCTTTTATCGCAGTACCTATAATGGTATCTAACTACATATTACTATAcatatgtaccatcaaggaagttgattcctatgcaattgacagaccaacgttatttggtcgaatatgtcaattcaatgttagctgtgatctgtcagctgggtttgacgtaacgcaaccaaactgcTTAGGTctccgatttgcataggaatcaacttctctgatagtacaagtaAAATATACCTATATTTGTATGTATATAGGTAAACAACCAATTAGATGtgcaatttcatattatttttttgctaaTATGAGCCAAATAAGAAAACAATTTTATGTTGAGATGATCTTATTTAAGAAGTTTTATACAGAACCTATATGTATAGTCGAAATAATTTGTTAGCGGTCGCAGGCGGATATAGCATGACTAATTTATTTAGGAGTCAAACTGctaaacatattatttacttgACTGTGCAAGTTATTACTTACATTGTTGCTAAGATGGAATTGTTAATGCAATAAATGTTGATTAGTTTTAGGAATACAAATGTCCACTTTGTTTACTTGTAcatgattttatttgaaatttttgcacctacatattttattatacacttGGTTTTCTGATCTCTGTTGTAATTTCaactaaaatatgaaataatttgtataaaaaataattatgttccaattttaaatctgcaataatttaaataaaaattgtccaAAGTATATTTGGTTGCAAAAATAATCATATCTTATACAGCATCAAGGCAATAAAAATGTACTGTCCAACGATTAAAACTTAGCATACTTATAAGTGTTTTGTTAGCAAATGGGGATCCATTGTTTTTATAAATCTATTGATGTTTTTGAACAATATTGTATATGTGCACTGTGCAGCCGTCTAGTTAAATTAGCCAGCCAACTGAATAGCTAggaactaaattattattatttttagtaatattttattcaagatAATTTTTCGTATGTTAAACATTCTTGTCTTTTCTTGTTCAATTAACATTTTCGTGAATTATGAAACTTGTAGATTTTAAAGTTTAGGCTGGCTGCCTAATTCAAATAAATGGATATGGCATATACATTACACGAGTAATGAAttgttattgtattgtaatttgtaacgggCAACACTGTTATGCTTGAAGAAAATTGTCTTCCAAGGATCACAGTCGGAGAGTTTTGTacaaatttttgtaatattggTTGTATATTTGTTTAATTTCACAGGATCTAACAACACAGTATCGaatcaactaagttttgttttaaaaacttgcatttttttgtgaaatttgtGGCAATACTAGGttgaatttttaaatgtaatttttagcgactgtttttgtttcaatattgtTTATTAGGTAATATATATTGCAGAAAGTGCAAGAACgtgcaaaatattttagaaagttTATTTGTATCGTAGTGATAGAACATTTTAGACTGATTTAGTTATATAATGGTTATGCTTTTGTTGTAGTTGAATAAACaaccataataatttaaagtttcgGTGtcgatttattttaataagtaatgcCTGCGATATTTCATGCATTTTACAAGTTATTTAGCAAGTAGTTTACACAACCGCAATCAAGATATGAATACGACCAGACCAGATAGAAATGTTTTGTAGACTGTACCATTATTAGTTTACAAGGTACTACAAGTAATGCTGTCCAAAACTGCCATTGCCATTCCgtcgttaaaaatataatattgaagataagtataataataataatataatatctatggacgcttcacaccacgtcagtctggccccgtggtaagtacctgatggactcgtgttacaggtaccacacaacggaaatatatttaatacttttatactatacatatatttaagatatttattatatgatacacatatttaatacacatccatgacccaggaactttggaaactttttttgttccgttggcgggattcgaacccgcaacccccggcttgagcttccaacgcgctcaccactgagccacagaggtcgtcaaagtatATGAAAGTTTGAAGTATCTGGTGTAtgtttatatttctctatggtttgaagtttttttgtttaataagtcataataaattaatgtgcttttaaatatttttatgaatttgctGCGGTTTTTTAATTGATGATTTAAATGCAGAAGGCAATGATTAAAGATTGTGATCGACTGTTTGCTGGCAACTATAGATGTACACGAGTAAATCAGTTTTCTGTAAGTTTTCTAAAAAAGTGGCGGTTAAATGTTCAcctgttaatatttttgttatttggtaCCTATTGAGAGAAACTCAAATTCTTTTGCTACTGTTTTCCAGCCCAACCTGACCAGTGTCAATAGCGATTATATTATCAAGTGCTTGAAGAGATCTCGGAAGCTGTTGAAAGGCCTAGAACACAGTCTGGTGAAGACCAGGCAGTACGAAGATGCCCTGGCGCGCTGCAGACGAGACCACGACTGTACACGACATCACTATGGGAAGACCATCAGTGAATATCGTTAAAGTGACAAACAGCAATGTCGCCCGAGTTTCGTATATTGCGCATAATATATGAGGAGCATTTTGACGTAgaactattctatgtccttttccgggactaaaagtCTCCCTATTACCCATACCAAACTCAAATGACTGGAAATGCACttctttaatattgtaattccACCACCCATACTTACTAAGGGAGACGATTTCCTCGATGAGCCTTACAATAACAAGTAAGGTAATGAAATAACAGTTCATACAGGTTAACGGGCAAAATTACCTACATAGCTGTGCACTAGctgatggcgcccgcaacttcgttgagccaaaattcgttctgtgtacgtgttccttgtagagagttcactgtgaaagtagcagctctgaaaagacgaaaaatttttttcacttttgtatccaGGTTAAGGGTCCGAGCgtaacgagtttccccatacaaaaatgaaaaaaaaaatgttggtctttcatcgctgctactctcacagtgaactctacaaggtacacgtaggtactaggtacacaccctaaagtattataacttatttttgttacaccctgtataaatgtttcctacttacggccgttcccagtattcaatctatctctggtttgacatacaatgatacaaccgatcgcagctaacattgaattgacataaaatatatgtatctaatgtctaacggccattcccaatatttgatatatctctggttttgccctactagagataggaatattcacattagacattagagacatatattttatgtcaattgtgacctattcctatctccagtagggcaaaaccagagatagatcaaaaattgggaatggccgttatgtgagctattcctatctctagtagggcaaaaccagagatagatcaaatattgggaacggccgttacagATCAGAAGAAGTAAGTGAGTCATTACGacttactaaataatattattagaatgaagaccaatatattattatgaatgttgACCATGGGTTAAAGCCGATACCTACTAACTGTGACTTGCTTAATATGGAAGGTGTATATTTGTTATGTAATTTCTTACCTTTTATAGGTATGTttcattgaatattttattaaaataaaggaaatacataattaaatatGGAGAGTGATTATTTAAAACCAGACGTAAGGTACCGCGGCCGTAAGGCACATTTTTGGTATAAAAATTATTCTGTcttttaccacagaatagatttTACTGAGACTGAAAATACCTTCATACTATCTTACAACAGTACAAGCTTTTACTGAGACTAAAAATACCTTCATACTATGTTAATAGGTATACTTACTATCTATTTAACGGTTTAGCTGTTAAGGAGTCTGTTAAACCTAGGCTTGCCATCTTTCAGCTTAgtaagtctgtctgtttgtttaaCAGActcgtatttttaatattggaCGTGAATTACTTGGTTGgcttgcaccaactaactttaactataactgtaattttaactacaatgcaaaatgtcaaatctttggttacaGTTAAAattggacgccatcaagacgccatatttaaccataaccatagagctcgacagggttttaaatgcacgtggcgataaaaggaactaacgctgtcatcatacaaaaacgccatttttgacagttctcctttaccagcagcgcccccgcctacGTTCAtctataaccttgttggaccagctgtcatctgtcaatttctccggtcaaagttaaggttaaagttaaatttagccttaactataagtataaccataactttaactttaaccacgcctctggtgcatcTCTTATGTACTGTACTtaaattcatcaagccccatacggtcaccggtgactgagacacaatagaaattctattgtgtctcgtttttccacgatcgacgggttaaccCGTCCCCGGGTAACCCGTAATAAGGTAAGGACTTAGGGGGAACTCAAAAGCTTTAGGAAATTTTAAACAAACTTctgttatttaaacattttaattttaatttaactaacttacaaaacaataaaattgcaatatttattATCTTACATAAGAAGAATACATAACAGCAGGTTTCAATTGTGCTTTGCTAGCTGCTGCTCAATTCTTCTGGCTCTCCTCGGCTGACGGTCTCCATAACTAAACAGAAAAGGAAactttatactatactatacaggGTGGAACAAAACTAcgtgatattactttagggtgtgtatgtgttccttgtagagagttcaccgtgaaagtagcagagctgaaagaccaatattttcacttttgttatTTGTACGGAAAGGGGCCCCAGCGTCACCAGTCTCCCCAtataaaggtgaaaaaaaaatggttttcaGTGCTGACAGTATAGGtaatctctacaaggaacacataaactctctaaagcaggggttcccaaacttattttgtctactgcccacctTGAGCAtaaattatgtctgtctgtggcatcgtagcatcctggaaacgggtggaccgattttgatctagtttatactctcaatcccgttacctatagcttcaataaaaaaaaacgcaacagacatctttgaatttctccggttaaagctaaaggacgccatatttaactataactttaactttaaaacCAAGccctagttttgttacacctgtataataatattatacattttaatagcgagtttacattattccaatccagtggtCAAATCTAGCGCTGGATTTTTACTAGAATAATGTAATACATCTAGCTAgcgctatataatatataataacagCTGTGTGGGAGCTCCTGTACATTTTCTTTTCCAGGGACTCAATTAAGTATCAAACTCAATTAagtagcaaaatcggttcagcggttttcgcgtgaagaggtgacagacagacagacacactttcgcatttattttatttttatttatttaggaaaacttacagcagtacagctagatataatattagtatggatttttgtaATACCTTTTACTGAGACGCCAATAAGTTGTGCTTGAGCCATCTTCATCAATCACTCGACGTACTTGCTATGTAGTCTTCCTATCTCCTCCACCATTCCATCCAGAATCAAACCGAGTTTGTCAGAGCTGGGGACCACCGCGCTGTCGGCCATGGCAGCCAACCGTAAAACTCCTCCGTAGCAGAGCGCTGTTACTCCTAAACCTGTATTTAAAATCTGTTTAGATGTCTGCCAATATGGTTTTTAGGTCAGGGATTAAAACTTTAGTTGGAGGCGCTAGTTTACTATAgttcaataatattaatgtctCTAAAAGGACAGACtagtttcttataaaataatatgtcattTTTCCTCTAGTCATACCTAAACAAGTTACTTGCTTAGTACTAAGGCCCCGTCCGCTCTGCGAATTTTCACCGCGCGATGAAAAAATCCGCGCGTTTAAAATTTGCAGTGCGGTGGCGGTTGCCCAAAATCTTCAAAGATGTCGCGTCACACAGGGACTCCTGACTTTTGTTAGTTAGGTAACCGTTCTGTTCTTTTTTCGAAGAACAGAACGGTTCGTTCTTTTTTGTTGAAGGCTCTATCTCCTATTCTTGTACTCAATcgcattatttttataagttttaaaacttttacgAAAGTTTCACATACCTGTAGTTCCATTATTCGGTATAAAAAATACCAGCGACTTCAAATCACCACCAGCAATGCTAATTCCGTGAGGACCAGGCATATTGCTGAACACCATCGTGGCCTGGCTGCTGGTGAACATGGGCTGGAGTACATCCCTCGGCAGCACTCCACATACCTTCAGGAAATAGTAGTTCGTCTGAAAATAAACGCTGGTTTAGCAAACAGCTTTAGTTGGAAAACAGAATGaaatttgcaaaaaaatttaGTTATTAGTAGATGGAAGAATTCTTGCCGGCAATATTTTAAGTTGGTATtagatagatataatattaatttatcttgTCTAGAatcagattaaaaaatatattgtcttTGAAATAAGTATATAGGTTTGACCATATTGCTACGTCTTGTTCTAATAGAAAAATTGTGAAgaattttcatattttgatcAGTTACAAGTTACTTAAATTGTCTGTCTTATTAGATAGGGTaccaaaatgataaaatattctTACCAACGGATCCGCACTATTTCTCAACCCCTTGAAACGATCTCTTACATCAAACTCGTCTCCTCTAATGGGTAGATCTAATATACTTACGGTAAAATCGTTTTCAAACCTAACACTATCGTTAtaatctatctttttaaaacgtaTCGGTAATATTACGGCTACATTGTCTGGAATAGGTATAATTGAATCCATTTCTTCCTAAAAAGAAGACATTATAAACTTAAGCGCCTGATcagtttttatagcaatgtttCATAATAGATATTCCTgtgtttagggttccgtacccaaagggtaaaaaagagaccctattgctaagacttcgatgtctgtccatctgtccttctgtccctctatccgtctgttcgtctgtctgtctgtgtgtctccactCTTcatgctgtaactcaagaaccgctatagctagacttctgaaattttcacagattgtgtatatctgttgccgctataacaacaaatactaaaaacaaaataaattaaatatttaaatattattcccATACAATTAAcgtattattttgatatttttttctcgatatcaataacggctaactataggtacctacatattagataggtacttgaaatattcacgaaatactcagttttatttgttctttattaatttataataaaactaaaataattgaaataattaagggggagTATACAAAATGTATCGGAgcatacaaataaaacaattttcagcccgtttttgctctattgtggtacggaacccttcgtgctcgagtccaactcgcacttgactgatatttttatttttagtagaaACGATGAAATCTCCCAAATTCAAAAGCATTTTAACTAACCTTCAAGAAAAACCGTTTAAGTCCATGCGAGAGTGCAGTTACCAAAATGTCCGAAAAGTTGAAACTTTTACCCGCAACCTTTATCTCTTTGATCATGTCAAAAAGATTCTCTTGCGTTTCTATCCACTTGTAAACCTTCTTCCCTAGGAGTTTCTGGCCATGCAAACTGCTTATATCTGGATCTCTCAGTATTCCATCGATAAAGCAAATCGGTATTTCACACAGCTTCAATAGCATCTCTAGCATATCAGTGACGGACATGACACTGCGCAACTTGTATGTTTCGGGCATACAAAGCAGTGTCGGTTCGTTTTTTTTCTCATCAGCCAGAACCTGGC encodes:
- the LOC121739031 gene encoding uncharacterized protein LOC121739031, which translates into the protein MELLSPLNCSLLNDFGHERLKTYRVTTFGVISAIIIVFKIVKMICYQEHPLKNPLKEPLISRLANRRVMLRATLLVILSLSLPWVILFFCVAIFYKGICSLVIRLKDHHFVSFLDSFDVFWSLEDDASKSVINILGIIEADSAEILIEHVKDKLQGIVTNAEIEKIFYRRNEDYGFYYWRRSPYVDLDQYVRLVSVCNHKELSVEDLEEVMSELSYESLPFNDEGLFQILVTSNRINNSDNNEKGDYGIIFRIHHSVGDGVALVQFLCQVLADEKKNEPTLLCMPETYKLRSVMSVTDMLEMLLKLCEIPICFIDGILRDPDISSLHGQKLLGKKVYKWIETQENLFDMIKEIKVAGKSFNFSDILVTALSHGLKRFFLKEEMDSIIPIPDNVAVILPIRFKKIDYNDSVRFENDFTVSILDLPIRGDEFDVRDRFKGLRNSADPLTNYYFLKVCGVLPRDVLQPMFTSSQATMVFSNMPGPHGISIAGGDLKSLVFFIPNNGTTGLGVTALCYGGVLRLAAMADSAVVPSSDKLGLILDGMVEEIGRLHSKYVE